From one Notolabrus celidotus isolate fNotCel1 chromosome 2, fNotCel1.pri, whole genome shotgun sequence genomic stretch:
- the smim24 gene encoding small integral membrane protein 24 — protein MNLFFPLLCVLLSASSSADKGVKNGIRVEAGSKSGTLQPWLVGLTAVVGFLFIVFTILIVHRLLRKNRKNGDGSGYEHKVLEVDDIENKQTSL, from the exons ATGAATCTGTTTTTTCCATTGTTGTGTGTGCTCCTATCTGCCAGCAGCTCAGCTGACAAAG GTGTGAAGAATGGTATTCGAGTAGAAGCAGGATCTAAGTCAGGGACTCTTCAGCCCTGGCTGGTGGGTCTCACAGCTGTAGTGGGCTTCCTCTTCATCGTCTTCACCATCTTGATTGTTCACAGACTTCTCAGGAAGAACAG GAAGAATGGAGACGGAAGTGGATATGAACACAAGGTCCTGGAGGTGGATGacattgaaaataaacaaaccagTCTGTAG